Proteins found in one Mycoplasma sp. 1578d genomic segment:
- a CDS encoding MAG0110 family membrane protein, with amino-acid sequence MNNPFSKQNFTNIEIVNVSQSHKKYFAFTFLTFAISIVLFTLLIIADFFILGWVYTNYSEKMFFVYLAMMVSTLVYFVVSISYSFSRERGLIITFLYWLAVQITLPLLISFGLLYLWIIGDLNYQVIITILVVPALIILITGVLSYFDLVDLTKIWKVIVFLFSIIVITILISIVLYFTLSRQEKQTSTWYRSIDFILPVLYTVFLTFSTFFTWRQVLLRSQYLDITDNSKIFKSALASGIDLFVNFALLVYFILSIFIRRR; translated from the coding sequence ATGAATAATCCTTTCTCAAAACAAAATTTTACTAATATTGAAATTGTTAATGTATCGCAATCGCATAAAAAATATTTTGCTTTTACTTTTTTAACTTTCGCTATTAGTATTGTATTGTTCACACTATTAATAATTGCTGATTTTTTCATTTTAGGTTGGGTTTATACTAACTATTCGGAAAAAATGTTTTTTGTTTATTTGGCGATGATGGTTTCAACTTTAGTGTATTTTGTCGTGTCCATTTCCTATAGTTTTTCAAGGGAACGTGGTCTGATAATTACCTTTTTATATTGATTGGCAGTTCAAATTACTTTACCTTTACTGATTTCGTTTGGTCTTTTATATTTATGAATAATTGGAGATTTAAATTATCAAGTTATTATCACAATCCTTGTAGTCCCAGCTCTAATTATTCTAATTACTGGTGTGTTATCGTATTTTGATTTAGTTGATTTAACAAAAATTTGAAAAGTTATTGTATTTTTATTTTCAATTATTGTAATTACAATTCTAATTTCAATTGTTTTATACTTTACTTTATCAAGACAAGAAAAACAAACCTCAACTTGATATAGATCAATTGATTTTATCTTGCCAGTGCTTTATACAGTCTTTTTAACATTTAGTACATTCTTCACCTGAAGACAAGTATTGCTAAGATCTCAGTATCTTGACATAACTGATAATTCAAAAATTTTCAAATCAGCTTTAGCAAGTGGAATTGATCTTTTTGTTAATTTTGCATTACTGGTTTATTTTATACTATCGATTTTTATAAGAAGAAGATAA
- a CDS encoding MnuA family membrane nuclease, translating into MKKLLVFKLLSIVTSSVIPVLFLASCNTEQDRPNKKNNDLVYQSIADSIKEIDDNISQYLKQNKIANPSDKIVEYEPNHQKNYSYASTSRRARGSSPRIQDAEGVKIVHWNILNYPNRQNYDNQFKVSIISKVLSEINADVIGLTEINNGQYESVNLIVQKLNSLSNRKYAMVSQPQNQYNPNSSGSVQESVVILYDTNKLNSLEFSDGSVEKSFQDEIDYPTSDEQITSYVRPPFGAMFQIKGTQRSFTTIFDHFDSPGKKGDEVSFVDLDYELPVGARLSRSIGSQEGAEAYNLDKVFDFFEQNGAQNIIFGGDTNIPKNSSDIFANLITSGYLSGWNDDASASTSLKSPANIRKFVKDGDYDGAYSEPYDRMFYDSKSLVQEPKNHDLFKYDIFKKYFENSEFKDYVNREYERIYRSKLNAGSKVDKSSNNIWFILRNKVSDHLPVWLSVKFKK; encoded by the coding sequence ATGAAAAAGTTACTAGTGTTTAAGTTATTAAGTATTGTTACAAGTAGTGTAATTCCAGTGTTGTTTTTAGCATCTTGCAACACAGAGCAAGATCGCCCAAATAAGAAAAATAATGATCTTGTTTATCAGTCTATTGCTGATTCGATTAAAGAAATTGATGATAATATTTCGCAATATCTCAAACAAAATAAAATTGCTAATCCATCTGATAAAATTGTTGAGTACGAACCAAATCATCAGAAAAATTACTCGTATGCATCCACTTCGAGACGAGCAAGAGGTTCTTCGCCAAGAATCCAAGACGCTGAAGGAGTCAAAATTGTTCATTGAAATATTTTAAATTATCCAAATAGACAAAATTATGATAATCAATTTAAAGTTTCAATTATTAGTAAAGTTCTTTCAGAAATTAATGCTGATGTTATCGGATTAACTGAAATTAATAATGGTCAATATGAATCAGTGAATTTAATAGTTCAAAAACTTAATTCTCTTTCAAATCGTAAATACGCTATGGTTTCTCAACCACAAAACCAGTATAATCCTAACTCATCTGGCAGTGTTCAAGAATCGGTGGTAATTTTATATGATACTAACAAACTCAATTCATTAGAATTTAGCGATGGAAGCGTTGAAAAATCTTTCCAAGACGAAATAGATTATCCAACTAGTGATGAACAAATAACTAGCTACGTGCGTCCACCGTTTGGAGCTATGTTTCAGATAAAAGGAACTCAAAGAAGTTTCACCACTATTTTTGATCACTTTGATTCTCCAGGTAAAAAAGGAGACGAAGTTAGCTTTGTTGATTTAGATTATGAACTTCCAGTAGGAGCTCGATTAAGCAGATCAATTGGTTCACAAGAGGGTGCTGAGGCATATAATCTAGACAAAGTATTTGATTTTTTTGAGCAAAACGGCGCTCAAAACATTATTTTTGGTGGGGATACTAATATTCCTAAAAACTCATCTGATATATTTGCTAATTTAATTACTTCTGGTTATTTAAGCGGTTGAAACGATGATGCTTCAGCGTCTACATCATTAAAATCACCAGCAAATATTAGAAAATTTGTTAAGGATGGAGATTATGATGGAGCATATTCAGAACCATATGATCGTATGTTTTATGATTCTAAGTCTTTAGTTCAGGAACCAAAAAATCATGATTTATTTAAATATGACATTTTCAAAAAATACTTTGAAAATAGCGAGTTTAAAGATTATGTCAATAGGGAATACGAGCGAATTTACAGATCAAAACTTAACGCAGGCTCTAAAGTGGATAAGAGTTCAAACAACATTTGATTTATTCTTAGAAACAAAGTATCAGATCATTTACCAGTGTGATTATCGGTTAAATTCAAGAAATAA
- the hisS gene encoding histidine--tRNA ligase, which produces MINKVKGTIDYSIDHFNKKREILSAFETLVEYFGFSLVETPIIEYAELFQRSNQNSDMVQKEMFTFKDKSGREIVLRPEGTASFVRAFIANKWYAQTEIDKFAYHGPMFRYERPQSGRYRQFYQAGVEFVGPKTPLRDVHVICTAQFLIDLIAFKKGTEIKLHINSIGDEQTRTKFQEALREFLIPYKDQLSEISQERLESKNVLRILDDKVDSKLPFMEKAPKISDFYSEESEKYFESVLSLLDSYEIDYEVDHNLVRGLDYYDEIVFEFIYKTKDIEATLIGGGRYSNLIAELNGPEISSVGFGFGVDRFIELLSPELEEPEDIQRTHIVPNIGRVPNPLVLMGASEKMSTLEKLYKLYLYFNLEGGSVKINFIPELTKSKKLFELAQKQKVQFMIYEDPKISDPEVVVFKNMRTNKKKKIDLSEGVSGHDEFLELLMSYDDEF; this is translated from the coding sequence ATGATTAATAAAGTTAAAGGAACTATTGATTATTCGATTGATCATTTTAATAAAAAAAGAGAGATTCTTTCTGCATTTGAAACCTTAGTTGAATACTTTGGATTTTCGTTGGTTGAAACTCCAATTATTGAATATGCTGAACTATTTCAAAGAAGCAATCAAAATAGTGATATGGTCCAAAAAGAAATGTTCACTTTTAAGGATAAAAGTGGACGCGAAATTGTTCTAAGACCTGAAGGAACTGCTTCATTTGTCCGTGCTTTTATCGCTAATAAATGATATGCACAAACTGAAATTGATAAATTCGCTTATCATGGCCCAATGTTCCGTTATGAAAGACCACAAAGTGGACGCTATAGACAATTTTATCAAGCCGGAGTTGAGTTTGTCGGTCCTAAAACTCCATTACGAGATGTTCATGTGATTTGTACAGCTCAATTTTTAATCGATCTTATAGCTTTTAAAAAAGGAACTGAGATTAAGCTACACATCAATTCAATTGGTGATGAACAAACTCGAACTAAATTTCAAGAAGCATTAAGAGAATTTTTAATCCCATATAAAGATCAGCTTAGTGAAATTTCACAAGAAAGACTAGAATCAAAAAACGTATTAAGAATTTTAGATGATAAAGTTGATTCTAAATTACCTTTCATGGAAAAAGCTCCTAAAATTTCTGATTTTTACTCAGAAGAATCAGAAAAATATTTTGAGTCTGTCCTTTCGTTGCTAGATTCTTATGAAATTGATTATGAAGTGGATCATAATTTAGTACGTGGATTAGATTATTATGACGAAATTGTTTTTGAATTTATCTATAAAACTAAAGATATTGAAGCAACTTTAATTGGTGGTGGGAGATATTCAAATTTAATCGCTGAATTAAACGGTCCAGAAATATCAAGCGTTGGATTTGGGTTTGGAGTTGATCGCTTCATTGAACTTTTAAGTCCAGAATTAGAAGAGCCTGAAGATATTCAAAGAACTCATATTGTGCCTAATATCGGAAGAGTTCCAAATCCGCTAGTTTTAATGGGTGCTTCAGAAAAAATGAGCACGCTTGAAAAGCTTTATAAATTGTATTTATATTTTAACCTTGAAGGTGGAAGTGTTAAAATTAATTTTATTCCTGAATTAACTAAGAGCAAAAAATTATTTGAATTAGCTCAAAAGCAAAAAGTACAATTTATGATTTATGAAGATCCAAAAATTTCAGATCCTGAAGTAGTTGTGTTTAAAAACATGCGTACAAACAAGAAAAAGAAAATTGATCTTTCTGAAGGCGTTTCAGGACACGATGAATTTTTAGAACTTTTAATGTCATATGATGATGAATTTTAA
- the aspS gene encoding aspartate--tRNA ligase, with protein MNKVIKNNQLRLSDQGKEVTLYGWVANKRRFGELNFVDLRDKYGITQLVFNHPISFSKESVLEVTGIVVKRKDPNPTLETGEIEINVQSYKVLSASAELPFAIKDDLETKEDLRLKYRFLDLRRPIMQKTIKLKNDLFFAIREFMHSNEFTEIETPVLAKATPEGARDFLVPTRNQGEFFALPQSPQLFKQLLMISGFEKYYQFARCFRDEDSRKDRQPEFTQLDIETSFLSVELFMSIIEKLFQHFMKKVMNVEITIPFQKLKFNDCIRDYGTDKPDLRFDNKIVNINNFCNDSDFDIIKNAPSKRLLVIDEIINKKQFKSLEEIAKKNKANILFYFTIENGELKDTNFAKKVPQSVEKLITQINKQTGTYFIVANEYENASQALGALRVELNEQYNWARDEYNFAWIIDWPMFEYDKETNTWEAAHHPFTQFDNTLEEIDQLPKNQLKAKSYDLVLNGFELGSGSARIYDRQMQEKMFELIGMDKQAQEHKFGFFLKALDFGVPPHCGIGLGIDRLTMILTQHKTIRDVIAFPKNAKSQDVFTNAPSGVEQDQLDELFLKIKK; from the coding sequence ATGAATAAGGTAATTAAAAATAATCAATTAAGACTTTCTGATCAAGGTAAGGAAGTGACTTTATATGGTTGGGTAGCAAACAAAAGACGCTTTGGTGAGCTCAATTTTGTTGATTTAAGAGATAAATATGGAATAACACAATTAGTTTTTAATCACCCAATTTCATTTTCAAAAGAAAGTGTCCTTGAAGTAACAGGAATTGTTGTAAAAAGAAAAGATCCTAATCCTACACTTGAAACTGGTGAAATTGAAATTAATGTTCAATCGTATAAAGTGCTCTCTGCTTCAGCTGAATTACCTTTTGCTATTAAAGACGATCTTGAAACTAAAGAAGATTTGCGTTTAAAATATCGTTTCTTAGATCTTCGCCGTCCAATTATGCAAAAAACTATTAAACTTAAAAATGATTTGTTTTTTGCCATTCGTGAATTCATGCACTCAAATGAGTTCACTGAAATTGAAACTCCCGTGCTAGCTAAAGCAACCCCAGAAGGAGCAAGAGATTTTTTAGTACCAACACGAAATCAAGGTGAGTTTTTTGCATTACCACAATCTCCGCAACTATTCAAACAATTATTAATGATTTCGGGATTTGAAAAATACTATCAATTTGCTCGTTGTTTTAGAGATGAAGATTCACGAAAAGATCGTCAACCTGAATTTACTCAACTTGATATTGAAACAAGTTTTTTAAGTGTTGAATTATTTATGAGTATTATTGAAAAACTATTTCAACATTTTATGAAAAAAGTTATGAATGTTGAAATTACTATTCCATTTCAAAAACTCAAATTTAATGATTGCATTCGTGATTATGGAACTGATAAACCTGACTTAAGATTTGATAATAAAATTGTAAATATTAACAATTTTTGCAATGATTCAGATTTTGATATTATTAAAAACGCTCCTTCGAAACGTCTTTTGGTAATTGATGAAATTATTAATAAAAAACAATTTAAATCACTAGAAGAAATTGCAAAGAAAAATAAAGCAAACATTTTATTTTATTTCACTATAGAAAATGGTGAGCTTAAGGACACAAATTTTGCAAAAAAAGTACCGCAAAGTGTTGAAAAATTAATCACTCAAATTAACAAACAAACTGGAACATATTTTATCGTTGCTAATGAATACGAAAACGCTTCTCAAGCACTTGGAGCATTAAGAGTTGAGTTAAATGAGCAATACAATTGAGCAAGAGATGAATACAATTTTGCTTGAATCATTGATTGACCAATGTTTGAATATGATAAAGAAACTAATACCTGAGAGGCAGCACATCATCCATTTACCCAGTTTGATAACACTCTTGAAGAAATTGATCAACTTCCTAAAAATCAACTTAAAGCTAAAAGTTATGATTTAGTTTTAAACGGTTTTGAACTTGGTTCAGGATCGGCACGTATTTACGATCGTCAAATGCAGGAAAAAATGTTTGAACTTATCGGAATGGATAAACAAGCACAAGAACATAAATTCGGTTTTTTCCTTAAAGCACTTGATTTTGGGGTTCCGCCACACTGTGGAATTGGGCTAGGGATTGATCGTTTAACTATGATTTTAACCCAGCACAAAACAATTAGAGATGTTATTGCTTTTCCTAAAAACGCTAAAAGTCAAGACGTATTCACAAATGCTCCTTCAGGAGTAGAGCAGGATCAATTAGACGAATTATTTCTTAAAATAAAGAAATAA
- the rpmF gene encoding 50S ribosomal protein L32 yields the protein MAIVPKRKTSKQRKHKRNSHSALEMPNLVSCKNCTQMIEQHVVCKFCGFYKGKKVQGYVALNDRIQ from the coding sequence ATGGCTATAGTACCAAAAAGAAAAACATCTAAACAACGTAAACACAAAAGAAACAGTCACTCTGCTTTAGAAATGCCAAACCTTGTTTCATGTAAAAATTGTACACAAATGATCGAACAGCATGTTGTATGTAAATTTTGTGGTTTTTACAAAGGTAAAAAGGTTCAAGGATACGTTGCACTTAACGATCGAATTCAATAA
- the ruvA gene encoding Holliday junction branch migration protein RuvA, with product MLLYKLGEIVYKKNNNLILESKSEGHIVVVSNESRYQVHDKIKMYFYEYNTEYNKTTYGFKDFKERLLFIDLISIDKIGPKIAMNILDKGWEYVAELISQENWQEIAKFPFISEKTARFLCVELANKWTKIMNKQIKDNSATQSQLKQLSETLNTLGFKKKQIDFAVTKVDTSKTLEEMIEQSIEIIATNQNEINIASA from the coding sequence ATGTTACTTTATAAATTAGGTGAAATTGTATATAAAAAGAATAATAATTTGATTCTTGAATCTAAGTCTGAAGGGCACATTGTGGTTGTCTCGAATGAATCAAGATATCAAGTTCACGATAAAATTAAAATGTATTTTTATGAATATAATACTGAATACAATAAAACGACATACGGATTCAAAGATTTTAAAGAGCGATTATTATTTATTGATTTAATTTCAATTGATAAAATTGGTCCTAAAATCGCAATGAACATTCTCGATAAAGGTTGGGAATATGTTGCTGAACTAATTTCACAAGAAAACTGACAAGAAATTGCAAAATTTCCGTTTATTAGTGAAAAAACTGCTCGTTTTCTCTGTGTAGAATTAGCGAATAAATGAACCAAAATAATGAACAAACAAATTAAAGATAATAGTGCAACTCAATCACAATTAAAACAACTTAGTGAAACATTAAATACTTTAGGTTTCAAGAAAAAACAAATTGATTTTGCAGTTACTAAAGTTGATACATCAAAAACACTAGAAGAAATGATTGAGCAAAGTATTGAAATCATCGCAACAAACCAAAATGAAATCAATATTGCGTCCGCATAA
- the ruvB gene encoding Holliday junction branch migration DNA helicase RuvB: protein MSKVLKSSQQTKMKSILRPHNFKSFIGQRKLIKTIQAMIDSSQKQNKILDHILLHGLPGLGKTTLATIIANENNKNIHYIQGANIEKKSDIISVLSLVKEGDIVFIDEIHSINKIVVEFLYNAMEDFVFDLIIGVDSNAKAIRMKIKPFTLIGATTKINEISQPLKDRFGFIGRFVNYDINDLMTIIKNSAHALEIEIPENQVKIIASYSRSTPRIANHLLSRIKDFAISLNNGIIDNKIIKKTFNFLELYPLGLSKDHIEYLQVLREGFDEKAVSLDVITGLISTSKDNILNDIEPILLYFKLIEKNSRGRKITSKGVDYLIKEKLSIN, encoded by the coding sequence TTGAGCAAAGTATTGAAATCATCGCAACAAACCAAAATGAAATCAATATTGCGTCCGCATAATTTTAAATCATTCATTGGCCAACGTAAATTAATTAAAACAATCCAAGCGATGATTGACAGTTCGCAAAAACAAAATAAAATTTTAGATCATATTTTACTCCACGGATTACCGGGTTTAGGTAAGACTACTCTAGCCACAATTATTGCAAACGAAAATAATAAGAATATTCATTATATTCAAGGTGCAAACATTGAGAAAAAGTCAGATATTATTTCAGTCCTTTCGTTGGTAAAAGAAGGAGATATTGTCTTTATTGATGAAATTCACAGCATTAATAAAATCGTGGTCGAATTTCTTTATAATGCCATGGAAGATTTTGTTTTTGATCTGATTATTGGCGTCGATTCAAACGCCAAAGCTATTCGCATGAAAATTAAGCCATTTACTTTAATTGGAGCTACAACTAAAATAAATGAAATATCTCAACCATTGAAAGATCGCTTTGGTTTTATCGGAAGATTTGTCAATTATGATATCAATGATTTAATGACCATAATTAAAAATTCAGCTCATGCATTAGAAATTGAGATTCCTGAAAATCAGGTAAAAATCATTGCATCATATTCGCGATCAACACCCAGAATTGCTAATCATTTATTAAGTCGGATTAAGGATTTTGCTATTTCCTTAAATAATGGAATTATTGATAATAAGATTATTAAAAAGACATTCAATTTTCTCGAGTTGTATCCGTTAGGTCTTTCTAAAGATCATATTGAATATTTGCAAGTACTCCGTGAAGGATTTGATGAAAAAGCCGTTTCTCTTGATGTTATTACTGGACTTATCTCCACAAGTAAAGACAACATTTTGAATGATATTGAACCTATTTTGCTATATTTTAAGTTAATCGAAAAAAATTCAAGAGGTCGTAAAATCACCTCAAAAGGAGTTGATTATTTAATCAAAGAAAAGCTTTCAATAAACTAA
- the secDF gene encoding protein translocase subunit SecDF, producing the protein MKRIKEFFKLKNWKRILISVLTLTSAAVTIGFGSKYYISQNVNKSIEYGGGVEVVVQVSSNGQNADKTLTENVNKFLFDRLTGGTGLNGVSVSSEGDGKIRITKSGQINDSQKDQFLKEITSKPTLTFTDSDLKPLFYDGVFDENGSLNKGAPVNWIPPFAPNEARSLIQQDGKNIVELKLLNQEAVKQWTSATENISKRQNKSILMWLNILELINIAKTQYPKDWAEARENLWNFVHVGNKPFEVITDPTTQRPIVRQNPFKKNIIDIQGRYLISVASVAAPLNSEKIIISGSFTNNEARDLANRINFGLSNYDLTIVSSHYLDSTLQNKAFYYAMIAGLLVFIAIAVFMIINYGLLGIISAFSISLYMFLVLLIFTAIKGEYSPSTLAALIIGIGISVDANVITFERLKSEVYSGDSLDKSFKTSNRLSLSSIIDANITTIIIGFILFYLGTKEVKGFGITLILSIFFTLVVMLIFTRFLSTMIVGTGFFDKRLWMLGIRKNRIKNPGKMTIKISQFDYLKKAKWFTLGSFIFIIISLVVFGSIAGTNKSFWTGINRSLEFSGGINISIPGQNDFLTKTQAESIRNAIIQNSSNINLKDPAEIISINKTSLSTENYVINIKTSQILSQVQIAQIRELAKNIVGRDISAQELQILPSEASKIVLNALIAVAVAFIGIIAYTLIRMNWTFAIAAVLGLMHDFIIVVAFVIITRLQISTIIVAAMLSIIGLSINDTIVTFDRIREKINNEYPNQILTKEEIKSIVNQAISDTLKRSLYTSFSTIFAVFILLTFGSATNFAFNIVMLFGISIGVYSSIFICSWIWSKLELFKQKQIQRRINTRYWDISHPDEQTFAGINDFEY; encoded by the coding sequence ATGAAACGCATTAAAGAATTTTTCAAGTTAAAAAATTGAAAAAGAATTTTAATCAGTGTTTTAACTCTTACATCTGCAGCAGTAACAATTGGCTTTGGAAGTAAATATTATATTTCTCAAAATGTTAATAAATCAATTGAATATGGTGGGGGGGTTGAAGTTGTTGTCCAAGTGTCATCAAATGGACAAAATGCTGATAAAACCTTAACTGAAAATGTTAATAAATTTCTTTTCGATCGTTTAACAGGTGGTACTGGTTTAAACGGAGTCTCTGTAAGTAGTGAAGGTGATGGAAAAATCCGAATCACTAAAAGTGGTCAAATAAACGATTCTCAAAAAGATCAATTCTTAAAAGAAATCACTAGCAAACCAACTTTAACTTTTACCGATTCAGATCTTAAACCATTATTTTATGATGGAGTTTTTGATGAAAACGGATCATTAAATAAAGGAGCTCCAGTTAATTGAATACCTCCTTTTGCTCCAAATGAAGCTAGAAGTTTAATTCAACAAGACGGAAAAAATATTGTTGAACTGAAATTGCTCAACCAAGAAGCTGTTAAACAATGAACAAGTGCTACTGAAAACATTTCCAAAAGACAAAATAAATCAATCTTAATGTGATTAAATATTTTAGAGTTAATCAATATTGCTAAAACTCAATATCCAAAAGATTGAGCTGAAGCAAGAGAAAACTTATGAAATTTTGTGCACGTGGGAAATAAACCTTTTGAAGTTATCACTGATCCAACTACACAACGTCCAATCGTTAGACAAAATCCATTCAAGAAAAATATAATTGATATCCAAGGTCGTTACCTAATTAGTGTTGCTTCTGTAGCAGCTCCATTAAACTCAGAAAAAATTATTATTAGTGGTAGCTTTACAAATAATGAAGCAAGGGATTTAGCTAATAGAATTAATTTTGGACTTAGTAATTATGATTTAACAATTGTTTCAAGTCATTATTTAGATTCAACTTTACAAAATAAAGCATTCTATTATGCAATGATTGCAGGATTATTAGTATTTATTGCTATTGCTGTATTTATGATCATTAATTATGGTTTACTTGGAATAATAAGCGCCTTTTCAATTTCTCTTTATATGTTCCTTGTATTACTTATTTTTACCGCGATCAAAGGCGAATATAGCCCTTCGACACTTGCTGCTTTAATTATCGGGATTGGAATTAGTGTTGATGCTAACGTTATTACGTTTGAGAGACTTAAATCTGAAGTATATTCAGGAGATTCGCTCGATAAATCGTTTAAAACGTCCAATCGACTTTCGCTTTCGTCAATTATTGATGCAAATATAACAACTATTATTATTGGATTTATTTTATTCTATTTAGGAACTAAAGAGGTTAAAGGGTTTGGAATTACACTCATTCTTTCAATTTTCTTTACCCTTGTTGTGATGCTTATCTTCACCCGTTTCCTTTCGACAATGATCGTAGGAACTGGTTTCTTTGATAAAAGATTATGAATGCTTGGAATTAGAAAAAACAGAATTAAGAACCCAGGGAAAATGACAATCAAAATTTCACAATTTGATTATTTAAAAAAGGCAAAATGATTTACTCTTGGTTCATTCATATTTATCATTATTTCTTTAGTTGTATTTGGTTCGATTGCTGGAACAAATAAATCGTTTTGAACCGGAATAAACAGATCGCTTGAATTTAGTGGAGGAATTAATATTTCAATTCCAGGTCAAAATGATTTTTTAACAAAAACGCAAGCCGAATCAATACGTAATGCAATTATTCAAAATTCTTCAAATATTAATTTAAAAGATCCGGCTGAAATAATTTCAATCAATAAAACAAGTTTATCAACCGAAAATTATGTAATCAACATTAAAACATCGCAAATTCTTTCCCAAGTACAAATTGCTCAAATTCGAGAATTAGCAAAAAACATAGTCGGAAGAGATATTTCAGCACAAGAATTGCAAATTCTACCTTCAGAAGCTTCAAAAATTGTTTTAAACGCTTTAATTGCTGTTGCTGTTGCATTTATTGGTATTATTGCGTATACATTAATTAGAATGAATTGAACCTTTGCTATAGCTGCTGTGTTAGGTCTTATGCACGACTTTATCATAGTTGTTGCTTTTGTAATTATTACTAGATTACAAATCTCAACCATTATTGTAGCTGCTATGCTTTCAATTATTGGTTTATCAATTAATGACACTATTGTTACCTTTGATCGAATTAGAGAAAAAATCAATAATGAATATCCAAATCAAATCTTGACCAAAGAAGAAATTAAGTCCATTGTGAATCAAGCGATTTCTGATACTTTAAAAAGAAGTCTATACACTTCTTTCTCTACAATTTTCGCAGTATTTATCTTATTAACTTTCGGAAGTGCAACTAATTTTGCATTTAATATTGTTATGTTATTTGGTATTTCGATTGGAGTTTATTCATCAATTTTCATTTGTTCATGAATTTGATCAAAACTTGAATTATTCAAACAAAAACAAATTCAAAGAAGAATTAATACTAGATACTGAGATATTTCACACCCAGATGAACAAACATTTGCTGGAATTAATGATTTTGAATATTAA